Genomic window (Maniola jurtina chromosome 8, ilManJurt1.1, whole genome shotgun sequence):
tatcggagttttccaaaacattattttcaaataaataattatgtatctaggcaacgtccatcttgacaacttgacatttgccaattgacataatattatgaacctctgttacaatagtaaaagatcccagggccaccagccgtcacgtattttctgacgaacgaaatgtggacgattgagtagtgttagtatgtactaagaacgcatgcctacagacctgctagcttgcttagacggccaattttcagttatcaggtaatcaaggtacataaaaacattacttacttcacgtaaattctccaattttttaatttttagcagttttttttttaatattaataattaattgacacaagtaaactataagagagtgagagagaagtcaatatatcctaatacatgtcttactcagtctcatgcgcgtagataatgatgccctcgcgttcaaacccacagaggcattaaaattgaatttaggggatgattggccctctggatcggtctgtcttcttgtaaaaggttttaaaatagttgtctggtggacatatataaaaatggagcatcagaatttacgtgcagttaagtaattacttattttgacgcgggaagtgtctgggagtattggcgacatatttttaaggatattgcctaaaatatacgtaaaaatcagtttggcgaatttacgtgaggtaagtaatgtttttatgtaccttgattatcagatacctgaaaattggccgtctaagcaagctagcacgtaggctaggcatgctttcttagtacttactaacactactcaatcgtacatatttcctgtgtcagaaaatacgtaacctctggtggtcctgggataaaagtaataagaaaaccagaaaagagctgataacttccaaacggctgaaccaatttttttggattatagctaagaacactctcgatcaagccacctttcaaacaaaaaaaactaaattaaaatcggttcattcgtttaggcgctacgaggccacagacagatacacagatacacagatacacagatacacagatacacacgtcaaacttataacacccctctttttgggtcgggggttaaaaaatcacacTGCGCTTTAATCTGCTTTTGTTTAACTACCCATTCGAACTCGAGGCTAATCAGCAAGATAGAAAATAACAGGGGTTACTTGCATTATTTCTTACAAAATAATCTAACGATATGTTCTCAGAatttaaacttataacaacaATATTGCAAGCATCAATTTAAAGAAAACATAATTTGTAGTTCTAGCATGAGAACGATGCAAGTTGCGAAAACATTTTGTCGATGGCGCCATGTTGTTCCCAACTCCCCTCGACCATTTGTTTTGGTCGTGCATACAGTTTGACATTGTTTTCGTCGTGGTTTTCATGCTGACACTCGTACGTACAACAACAGCATTAGAATAAAGTGCATTGATTCCACTCTTGTTTATTTAAACTCAATTTGGaacttaaatacctacttttagtTGATATAATGTACTATAATCCTACTTGGAACATCTTTATAACATTTAATTGCATTTTTATTGCGTTAAATTATTTCTCCTCGAATTGCTTGTATTGGCTTATTTATCGGCTTTATTTACTTCGAATGACTTTATCTTtacataaaaatacaaaagacATATTGCTATGTCTGTTAAAATCAAAACCGGTCAAGGACGAGTCGAACTTGTACACGAAGAGTTACGTACAAGAAATActtacactttttattttttttgtgatataacttCAAATACATGGTTTTCCAATTTTTCCTTGCGCTTGTGCTATAAGCATAAcgacctgccgaatttcatgattctaggtctacgggaagtactctaagtctataggttttgattccctcgACGGGTATGACAGACAGactacgaagtgatcctataagggtttcttttttttctggagatacggaaccctaacaaaatATGAACGCTACTTAAGAAAATGGTAACATTATCAAATACCGAAAGTCCTAAATTACTTCGCGTATGTTGGAGATTTCGCAACTTCTCACTTTGCGTAACATGTCAGCATTACTGTTAAAGTTCCGAGTTATATACGGTCATTCGCAGCTTTACCACCTAAGTTTTATCCCCTCGTAATATATTTAGGTCACCGCAGGGACTGTGACATATTAAAGGGTATATATTATTTTCGAAATAACCCCtataattactttattataataatgtaagcGCTGAACgatattatgaaaattaaagcGCTTACGTTAATTATTTTCACTATCTTTCATTATTCGGTTTTATAACTAGGTCCTTTCGTTAAGTATGTGAAAAATTGCTAATGATACCTTCTATGGAGAAATATtacatttttcattaaaaatagaaaatttaagCAGTAGTTTCGACTTCGTTATATGGATACCGTAGCCATGCTACATGTCTACGATGTGCTTCGTAGCTCTGCGACTACGATGTGCTTCGTAGCTATGTTACATGGCTACGAAGCACGTCATCTTATCATGTATAGCCACGACGATATGCTACGCTGATAAATATAATTCTTCGCAAAAATAATTCAAGCGGACATAACAATAAATGTAGGACCAGACGATCGCccaacttaaaaatatttttgtaaacagaGATCTGTTAGTTTTACACGCTCAATTTAAGTCATTTATTCTTTAGGATTATTTAAACCTAACTGAAGCCATTAATAACAAATCTTTTATAGTTCATACTGTACAAAGGCATCATGCATAGGTGATAGCTTGCACAACAAACgcatgaatataatataatattataatactctaACAGACTTGCAATGTTAATTGCATTTCGGATGCAATCATTAGAGAGTCCTTTGAAACGTCGGTAGGCGCCGCGCGTACGTAACAAGGTTAAAGTCGGCCATATTGCTAGTCATATGCCGTAGAACCTTCCAAATGCACATCAGGTAGTTGGAATATATCAGGCTTCTATAGACAGGGTTTAAACTGCTCTGTTTACTTACATTAATATTactattacatttttatattactaAGGTACTAAGTATTATTTGATTGACACCCAACGCAAAggtgggtgttataagtttgtctgtttgtctgtgtgaactattttcagtttatttattttataaaagttcatGTTTGGCTAAGTTATATGGTGTTTTTCAATACCTAATGTACAATACCTTTCTACAAATGACTACATAACGCCTAGTCCCGTTAGCTTGAGAATCATGATTATCAGATTTATTAAAACATTGTTGGAACTGTGCATTTTAACCGATTGTAAGATTTAAGAGATAGTCAGCCAATCAGTAATTGCGGTTGTCACTACCTCAAACTATACTCAGTAGGCCTGCTGGTTCAATGCATTGTTTCAAAAATTTCAAGTCGACGACGCATTTACGGCTCGTGAAAAAATACGTAATACAGAGTGACGAGATTTGAAACGTGCACTTAGGCTGAACAATTTCGTCTCGCCTTTCAACTCTAGTGGCTGGCCGGGTGCTCGAAGCGAGCTCCGCGATGATAGGGCACAATCCCTCCATGACCGCAATCGTCAGCTACTTTTTGCTCCCTTTGTCATGTTCTTTACACCTAACACAGGTGAcaaaatgtaagaaaaaaaccagcatcagtttaaaagtacttttttaaataaaactaacggacggacggacggacagactgacagacagacaacaaagtgatcctataacggttccgtttttccttttgaggtacggaaccctaaaaatagccttATTTGcctgttttaattattttttttcggtGTAATTACGAATATGACCCATACgataatcaaaatattattaacagttTCATAGATGAAACCGTTTTATGATAGAAAATGCGATTTAAAAGtgtcattttcattatttatattaattattaagtatttgattattattttaccaaATCATAGACATTAGATTTCGTCTTACTGACCAAATATAGTTGCATCTAGATTCCTCCGACTGCTACTACTCGTAAATCATTACTCTTCCTGTCAAATGTGGAgctctaataaaaaatttcttTCAACAATTTTGACGTAGTATGCAGAACATGAGCAAAGAGAATTTCCAAGCAAAGCCTTAAATCGTCTATCGCACGGAGCCGCAATGGCGACGATACCTTTTGGCGCGGGCCGGCGCGACCACTACGTGCGCCTAGCAATATTGGTCCTCTCTGACACACGGATATCGAGATCTTAATATTTTAGACCTCATCATTTATTTAACACATAGCACATATAAGTAGTTCCAAAACTTACAGAGGTTGAGATCACAATGTGCTAGAATAGCGAGCTCGCACTAGAAAGCTCGCAGAATTGGAAAACACCCCACTAGatgaacagacgacatcaaacgagtcacaaggagccgctgaattcaggcggcgcaagaccgtggcgtgtggaagtccctacaagaaacctatgtccagcactggACGTCTATGAGCAGCGGTGTAGTTATCTCTTTTACTTTGGCGGAGGCACGCGGCAAGCTGCTCTAAAGCGCGTTTCACGTGATTTGTTTGCAGTATTTAAAAGGAGATAAAACCGAGTTTAAACTATACTCTACTCCACTCTATATCAGTATGAATCGGCCCTTTTGTTTTAGAATAATACCAGTTGTTCCCTTGACTAGGTCCGCGCGGAATACgtaggttttttttacaaatccctTCTTTGATTTCACGAGATACGATATAGCTTTTGTGttaatttatagtatttttattttcctttcagGAAAATCTGTTTCGTTGCAAAAATTGTAGCatgaagtagtaacaaacatccatacatccacaTCATATTAGAAAGATTTTTACTGTAAATTAGATAGATTAGAAATCGTTGGCCATGATATTCTGTTGACAAATTGAATACATATATAGATTGAGTTCTATTCTGACAATTCAATAAGATTCGAGAAttcaattaatttgaaataacAGATCGAGACTGCAGTATGTGGTCGGTGTGAAGGCGAGGTTACATAAATTCAATTTGAGCACCTCAGAGAGCTCTGCAAATTGCCTCGTCGACCAGCAAGCAGAGTTACCCTTTGATGCCGATCACCGCCATTCCGTCACCCGAACGTTTCGTGAAGCCATtctaaataacattattttgtatttgaTCGTAAAATATCGCTTCATTTTGAATAGTAGGCGCGAAAGCACGTGGCGAATAATTTGGGCCGGTCACAAAGCTTAAATTAGGTTATGACTGGGCTTATAGACCACtcattaattacctattaatttaTCGGTTTACTCTTAGTCACATTTTCAATGTTGCCTCAATGATAGTAATAAAGTATGAAAGCGTCAAGTTTGAACTATCGTGCTATTTTGTTGATCACTTTTAAACACACAAAAAAGTAATGGCTGTTATGAGTATGGCATCTTATTAAATGGAATGTTTTAAGTTACGTATAGTATATAAGATGCTTCTCTCTCTTCTTTTTCTACATAATGGTAGGGGTTCAAATTCATTGACCTCCCAAATCCTGCCCTTTGGAAAACTACACACACTATGCAAAGAACTCTTTGGCTTAGTGCTTTTAACCCACACCACGATAGTCCGCGAACGCTGCGAAACTAAAAATAGTATGGATAATGGCGAAAATGTTGTAGATGCTAATCAATAACAGATTGGAGGGACGCGTTGCGTAGACGCGTAGTCAGTTCGTCTACAGTAGGTACTATTTCGCGGTATTCGCAGGCTTTTACGGGCTTAGGTACTAGTATAGAGCGAGTATAAAAAAAGCTAACGATAATAGTAATATAGTGGCTCACGTCTatcacaaaaattaataaagtagtctttgaaataaaacaaatttttaatataacaattttaataaataaaactctaaacaaaaaacaattgtaAGGGCAAtgttttacaaattaaattaaaaaaatatttaaataatgttaataaGTATAAGTGTGTGATTGCACTGCGAAACTTCACCGTGCCATTATTTTCACGTAGAATTGTGTGACGtatggaaattgtatgaaacCGCACGCATCGAAACTTCGCAGTGTGAATTATTCGCTAATAAACGCtaataataactttatttagCGTATAATTTACAAAAGAATATTTTCTGGAGTTTCTAGGAAACTATTctatgataattatttattgttaatacaAGTACAAACTTTGAAGGGCGTAATTGGCAACAATCATTGTACTAACCAAATATATTAGATTATATTTTCATTACATGAATTTCAAACCGTCTGACGGCTAATCTATCGGTACTATGCTATAGTGATGTATAGTGAAAATATGTTAACTCGCAGTGTCGGCAGGAGCATACATAATCCTCATGGTGTTGGTATAGCCAGATCCTGCCTTCCAGCCGGATATAACTACTAAAGGATCGCCGATCCTTACGAAACCCTGCTCCATGGCCCAAAATATACAGAAGTTCACGCGGCTATTGAGATCCATGTGCCAGTCTGTAGCTGGTTCGGCTGATGAAGAGGAGAAAACAATTAGTGACATCATTAATCTATAttattctgccaatccgcatttagTCAGCGTAGGAGATCAGGTCAAATTCTtcttcattctgagaagagacccgtgcgtAGTGAGCGTACGATGGGTCGATGATAAGGATGatgaataagtattataaatgtgaaaatgtgtttgtctgtctgtctgttattttttcaaggaccatccatttaaccaattttgacaaatattatacagaaatagcttgtacCCCGGAGACAGATAAGGTAACTGTATATCCTGGAAGATCAAAGAGCTTCCAcgagatttttctaaaaacctaaatcctcgtggACGAATCGCTGTCGTTATCTAGTCTTTTATCCGTACTTGCTAATAcgacatattataaaatatgcgacGGTACtgtgtatgtctatctgtctgtaatcTTTTCATGGGCTATCCGCTTACTTGATTCTGAGGAAAGGTACAAAAATAGCATCAGTCATTTAGTTTCACTCATTTTGTGCGTGTATTCGGACAGGTACCGCAACCGTCTATATGTTTAATGGAAAATATAGCGATCTTAACGGTAACGGTAAGTAGGTGGCTCAGGAAGGCGAAAGATcagcagtggatgcaaacaAGCTGATTGATCGACAGATTAAATTAAACATACCTTCATAAATTAATGGGATCACTCCTCTCCACAAATGCAACTGTTTGGCAATAGCCGCATATCTGGTGACAGCGATGATGGGGCAGCGTGGTTTGTACTTGGACAGCACTTGGGCAGATTTCCCCGATGTGGTTACAGCGATTATTGCGGCCGCTATGCACCGCTGTGCAGCCATCACAGCTGCTATTGCAGTGCCAGTGGTTTGGTCACACGGCAAAAGTGtctataataacaataataattaaaggctttttttttaactaaaaaaaagtgtctatattaactatttaaacaatattattgaaGTAAATTAGCTTAATCGTCAGATCTTCCATCCTCACGGCTTATGTGGGCATAACAATGGGGCATTACCCTGCAGCGTTATGGAGAGGTTGGAATAAGAATCCCTAGTGCAGTGAGCGCTGTATACGTGATACCGATAACCGAAGCGGCGGCCATGGTTAGTTAcgaccctaccggcaaagctgtgctgtttagcgatttagcgttccggtacgatgccgtgtagaatgCCTCGTAAGTATGACCTTACTAAAAAACTGAtttaccccttccaagttaggttgttttactattactattttagCATCATTTAGCATCATCACATCAGAAGCTAAATGAAATTGTATATGTATggcaaatataattttaaatttctcCCAAAGAAATAGAAATGTAGATAACGTTATTAGGCCGCATTTCTAACTAATAAAAGTTTCAATGCTAGGTATTAAATTAAAACGATCATACTCCTGACTCACATCTCTTGCTATGCTTTCTCGCACATCCAGGCAATACAGTCTTTATAAGCACCATAGCCATACCTTATCGACGAGATCTAAAAACAGTTGTTTAGTCCAAATGCATGCTTCTGCTTCCTTGCACGCACTGGCCATGCACTGAACTGTTTTCACAGGATACAGGCCGATTGCTGTCTCAGCGGAGAGCACTAAGGCGTCTGCTCCATCGATGACGCAGTTTGCTATGTCGAGCAGTTCCGATCTCAATGGAATTTCACTGTAGCGCATACTGCTTAGCAGATGTGCGCTTACGCAAACTGCTACATTTGCCTGGAAGTTTTGTTACTTAAACAagttaaaattaagatataacTTTATTCTTTATTGAAGAAAACTACTACCCAAAATTTGCTATCGGAATTTGATGCTTAACTAGTTCATTAGAAGTAGTTGCATTAGAAGGTAAATGCGAACATAATTGAAAAACTCATGATCAATTGACAAGATCTAAAGGGACTCCGTGAAAACCCAAGAAGTTATCCAGACCAAATACGAAACACGATAATAGAGAAAAGTTGCGTAAGACTGATATTGTGGCCTTCAAAAAATCAATAATTGCTTtctaagtaactaggtacctaatatcatttttaatgccatttgaacaaataataaaatgaacaCCAGGATAGGAGATTTTaaaatacaagtttaaattCATAAAGgagttaaaaatgaatttaatttactttattagCTCTTGCGATCATATTCTTCTGAGCTATCACTAGTTTCTTCGGAGTTATATCCGATCCTAGCTCCTGTCTAGTAACCATTATGCCATCGGTAACCTGTAAAGATGAAAAGACAAGAATCTATTACTATGAATAGAAGAAAATTTTAGCGTATCAtggataatatacattataattCTTATagattgtaatttgtatttaaatgagttgaaattgaaatttatttaagtatttgctGAATATGGGTGGCTTATAAAGGTCTTATAATCTAAATAGTCCCTGCATATTTACTGAAACTTCAGCAGGcaaatattcataatatactCTACAGGTAATTTGTACTAAGTATAACAAATAATGTAGGGTATGTTATTCAATGtcgattattataatattctttacataataatactatcaaattttattttataaaattacaactaataaacaaaaaaaagaattatataaAAGCGGacttatacattattattaaaacagaaACATTATCTGCGTGACCCTAGCCCGCCCATAGCTATAATAAGCggaaactaaaataaaacatttaattagtaatttttcAGATTATAGTAGCTAAGCATACGGAAGCTGATTTaccttatattatgtagttttgtTAATATTTCGTTAGAATAATTTGGATGGGTGGATGATGCAATTAAACGATGTTAGTGTTCTACCAACAAACCCCCACAAATTGCATAGTACACTACGTAACACTTACCGACATAATGTCATCGAAGTTTCGAAAACCTTCAATAGTTTGGATGTTAGCGACAATAGCTATTTTCTTTCCCTTCTCTCCCAGTAAGTACCTGAGCTCAGTAATACCATTACTCGAGTTTACAAAAGACGCGACAAGAATGTCCAACTGAAAAGAATGGACGCTTTATTTCATTAACTAATTTTTGTCTCTTTATGGACTTCTCTGCAATTACGAAATGTCTTGTTAAGAGATTTTGCGGACTTTACTGAATAAGCTATTACttttgttaatataattaatgctaGACGttcgtcaaaaaaaaaatatattaatgacTGAGATCAATACCtatacataatgtttttaatataatattaattaaacattaatCTATACTAGGTAAAATAGACTGATATGTTATTATCATCGTATATAGCTCAGACACTTGGGTCtcgaaacttgaaattttacatGTGCGAAGCCATGGCAaacagctagtaatataattatgtgTACCTAAATCTAACTTTGAGTTTCTACTTTATTAATACAACAATAGGTATGCATTTTTCTGGGTTACGGGATTTGGTCACAGTTTGAATAGGTACTAGTAGGTATTTGAGTTTAATCTTTACTGTCACAGTTCGGAATAAATAGGAAAAGactatagattattattatttggataaatTATGTTCCCAAACTgaaagataattaattaatgcctTAATAAattagtccagtagttttggtgTGATTTCGCTCATATACAAAATAGATAAGtacatttattaacccccgacccaaaaagaggggtgttataagtttgacgtgtgtatctgtgtgtctgtgtatctgtgtatctgtgtatctgtgtatctgtgtatctgtgtatctgtgtatctgtgtatctgtgtatctgtgtatctgtgtatctgtgtatctgtgtatctgtgtatctgtgtatctgtctgtggcatcgtagcccctaaacgaaagaaccgattttaatttacttttttttgtttgaaaggtggcttgatcgagagtgttcttagctataatccaaaaaaattggttcagccgtttaaaagttatcagctattttctagttttcttgtagaaaagaaggttagataac
Coding sequences:
- the LOC123867898 gene encoding pyruvate kinase-like is translated as MVWPTPNDKKLDEFDAMDLPGQQLAAVHAHTPLDHVLHLDIKSPAACQRLTGIMATMGKSTYDAEVIEKMLAAGMNIALLNLSFGTLEEHEETIKLLRQAAKNYSANIGKIFPLAIAASLPGKKIRTGSISDVYGETVELVVGEAIRLTTDETYKHRCSTYAVYVDYMHFAKQIRKGDYILIDNATIELKVEMISSTTLTCLIERGGILGSYKDVFVPNVTIDMPNYTETDKMYIDMAVRNQLDILVASFVNSSNGITELRYLLGEKGKKIAIVANIQTIEGFRNFDDIMSVTDGIMVTRQELGSDITPKKLVIAQKNMIARANKANVAVCVSAHLLSSMRYSEIPLRSELLDIANCVIDGADALVLSAETAIGLYPVKTVQCMASACKEAEACIWTKQLFLDLVDKTLLPCDQTTGTAIAAVMAAQRCIAAAIIAVTTSGKSAQVLSKYKPRCPIIAVTRYAAIAKQLHLWRGVIPLIYEAEPATDWHMDLNSRVNFCIFWAMEQGFVRIGDPLVVISGWKAGSGYTNTMRIMYAPADTAS